The Chloroherpetonaceae bacterium genome window below encodes:
- a CDS encoding RMD1 family protein has protein sequence MVIFPEISSLQARALNLGERFDMKKIKKDALLTMPPLVLNVGQAGFGVIFRYGVVVVFNVNETEERSLLEYLRQFLFDEYEKIETEELRIRIDDAKEEQITALSLSLRSITVSHIQVIADVLAKSVVLAHYESEVGSVFDRVEPLAKDLGKSSRVFFKDQDVLKHIGGALQIEHKLVGRAQVGEKPDVLWEFPQLERIYLKLSDDYEIDERQIAIERKLSVVSRTAETLLDLMQNRRSLRVEWYIVALIVFEIVLTIYELFFRH, from the coding sequence ATGGTCATTTTTCCGGAAATTTCATCGTTACAAGCCCGCGCTTTGAATTTAGGTGAGCGGTTTGATATGAAGAAAATTAAAAAAGATGCGCTTTTGACAATGCCACCTTTGGTACTTAATGTTGGTCAAGCAGGATTTGGGGTTATATTTCGTTATGGCGTTGTTGTGGTTTTTAATGTCAATGAAACCGAAGAGCGTTCACTCTTGGAGTATCTTCGCCAATTTCTCTTTGATGAATACGAAAAGATAGAAACCGAAGAACTGCGCATCAGAATCGATGATGCAAAGGAAGAACAAATCACGGCCCTGTCTCTATCACTTCGATCGATTACCGTATCACATATTCAAGTCATAGCCGATGTTTTAGCAAAAAGTGTCGTGCTCGCGCACTATGAATCAGAAGTCGGGTCGGTGTTTGACCGCGTTGAACCTTTAGCGAAAGATCTTGGTAAATCATCCCGCGTTTTTTTCAAAGATCAAGATGTGCTTAAACATATTGGGGGCGCATTGCAAATTGAACATAAGCTTGTAGGCAGAGCTCAAGTTGGTGAAAAGCCTGATGTCCTTTGGGAATTTCCTCAACTTGAGCGAATTTATTTGAAACTTTCAGACGATTACGAAATCGATGAACGGCAGATTGCGATTGAGCGTAAATTGAGTGTTGTCTCTCGAACAGCAGAAACCTTGCTTGACCTAATGCAAAACCGACGGTCATTAAGGGTTGAGTGGTATATCGTTGCTCTGATTGTTTTTGAAATCGTTCTAACTATCTATGAACTTTTCTTCAGGCACTAA
- a CDS encoding shikimate kinase, which translates to MSKPTIIYLTGFSTAGKSTIGPILANSLGFSFIDIDKAISDQESKSINEIFAEKGEAYFRRLEYEIVTSITNASNGNLVVALGGGTLENDKSYEAITNSGTLVYLKTDPKTLSKRLSNKDDRPLIKAENGSKLSQEEISNRVEMMLAKREARYAKAPISIPTDESHIGKTVESLTRQIERYLKLYGGRAEIEPLSKKRRANRSEE; encoded by the coding sequence ATGTCCAAACCAACAATCATCTATTTAACGGGTTTCAGCACGGCCGGCAAATCGACGATCGGCCCCATCTTAGCGAATTCATTGGGGTTTTCGTTTATCGATATCGATAAAGCCATTTCGGATCAAGAATCTAAATCCATTAATGAAATTTTTGCTGAAAAAGGCGAAGCCTATTTCAGGCGCTTGGAGTATGAAATCGTGACTTCAATTACGAATGCTTCAAACGGGAACTTGGTTGTCGCCTTAGGCGGTGGCACACTTGAAAATGATAAGAGTTACGAAGCCATTACAAATTCTGGGACATTGGTTTATTTGAAAACAGATCCGAAAACGCTTTCGAAACGCCTTTCCAATAAAGACGATCGGCCGCTGATAAAAGCAGAAAATGGGTCAAAGCTTAGTCAAGAGGAGATTTCAAATCGGGTGGAAATGATGCTTGCCAAGCGTGAGGCCCGATATGCCAAAGCGCCGATTTCTATTCCAACCGATGAATCCCACATTGGCAAAACTGTGGAATCGCTGACGCGTCAAATTGAACGGTATCTGAAGCTTTATGGTGGGCGGGCGGAGATTGAGCCCCTATCAAAAAAAAGGCGAGCCAATCGCAGTGAAGAGTAG
- a CDS encoding prephenate dehydratase domain-containing protein, with translation MSRHTFSQKNFSPPFKKVPLLSYQGEKGAFSEIAALRFGEGHPCPTFYDAFQSLLNGTTDFAILPIENAIGGSVYGVCDSLVEFKKEVEIVGETHIPIQHTVLGIHGSNIETASEIASHPQAIMQCQNFLRQHPHLRIIEAYDTAGAALEVAQLKDPKRLAIASERAAEVYGLSILHPKAADAGWNKTRFLIFKKSLHHSHKFGYFQDFVRFIEENDTQFPFKEQMKSRRRLRLRAFFVFKLAKRYEGLDNFFRGLSRFNIHIEHFTTRPIRHTAFFPVYLLEVSFNRLPNFKLLEAHFQKWCKSSELLGLYPLL, from the coding sequence ATGTCACGCCATACATTCAGTCAAAAAAACTTTTCCCCACCTTTTAAAAAAGTGCCTTTATTGTCTTATCAAGGCGAAAAAGGTGCATTCAGCGAAATCGCGGCGTTGCGTTTTGGTGAAGGGCACCCTTGCCCTACTTTTTATGATGCCTTTCAATCATTGCTCAATGGAACAACGGACTTCGCCATTTTGCCTATCGAAAATGCCATCGGAGGCTCTGTTTATGGGGTTTGCGATTCACTTGTTGAGTTTAAGAAAGAGGTTGAAATTGTAGGAGAAACCCACATTCCCATTCAGCATACCGTTTTGGGAATTCACGGAAGCAACATTGAAACCGCATCTGAGATTGCCTCTCACCCGCAAGCCATTATGCAATGCCAAAATTTTCTTCGCCAACACCCGCATTTACGAATTATTGAAGCGTATGACACCGCAGGCGCGGCACTTGAGGTCGCTCAATTAAAAGACCCAAAACGTTTGGCAATTGCTTCAGAGCGTGCCGCCGAAGTTTACGGACTCTCTATTCTTCATCCCAAAGCAGCCGACGCAGGATGGAATAAAACAAGATTTCTCATCTTTAAGAAATCTCTCCATCATTCACATAAATTTGGTTATTTTCAAGACTTCGTTCGTTTTATCGAGGAAAATGACACACAATTTCCTTTTAAAGAACAAATGAAATCGAGGAGGCGCTTAAGATTGAGGGCTTTTTTTGTATTTAAACTTGCCAAGCGCTACGAAGGACTCGATAATTTCTTTCGGGGACTTTCGCGGTTTAATATTCACATTGAGCACTTTACAACTCGGCCAATCAGACACACAGCTTTCTTTCCTGTGTATTTATTAGAAGTTTCTTTTAACCGTTTGCCAAATTTCAAATTGCTTGAAGCTCACTTTCAAAAGTGGTGTAAAAGTTCAGAGCTCCTTGGCCTTTATCCATTATTATAA
- the accD gene encoding acetyl-CoA carboxylase, carboxyltransferase subunit beta — protein MSWFKRAKPSILTEQKRDVPEGLWWKCDNCGAALHRKQLEENLYTCPHCNNHFRISPLKYFEILFDGGNFNEFDADLTSADPLNFVDTKKYSDRVASTIKKTGLNDAARNATGTIGGRNTVISAMDFGFIGGSMGSVVGEKIARAIDKSLATNSPLIIISQSGGARMMEAALSLMQMAKTSAKLTRLHDKGIPYISLLSDPTMGGVTASFAMLGDFNIAESNALIGFAGPRVIKETIRRDLPDGFQRAEFLKEKGFVDLVVHRKELKSKIEKLLNLVS, from the coding sequence ATGTCGTGGTTTAAGCGAGCAAAGCCTTCCATTTTAACTGAACAAAAAAGAGATGTTCCCGAAGGCCTTTGGTGGAAATGTGATAATTGCGGTGCGGCACTTCACCGCAAGCAGTTGGAAGAAAATCTTTATACCTGCCCTCATTGCAATAATCATTTTCGTATTTCACCTTTGAAGTACTTTGAAATTCTTTTTGACGGTGGAAATTTTAATGAATTCGATGCTGATTTAACCTCCGCTGATCCGCTCAATTTCGTTGATACTAAAAAGTATTCTGACCGTGTTGCCTCAACCATCAAGAAAACCGGTCTTAACGATGCCGCTCGCAATGCCACCGGAACGATTGGCGGTCGAAATACCGTCATTTCCGCGATGGACTTTGGATTTATTGGAGGCTCAATGGGTTCTGTTGTTGGAGAAAAGATTGCACGTGCAATTGATAAAAGCCTTGCCACCAATTCACCCTTGATTATCATTTCTCAATCCGGTGGTGCAAGAATGATGGAAGCTGCACTTTCGTTAATGCAAATGGCTAAAACATCCGCGAAACTGACCCGCTTGCACGATAAAGGAATTCCTTATATCTCCTTACTCTCCGACCCCACGATGGGTGGTGTCACGGCCTCATTTGCGATGCTTGGCGATTTCAACATTGCCGAATCCAACGCACTCATAGGCTTTGCAGGTCCAAGAGTCATCAAAGAAACCATCCGCCGCGATTTGCCCGATGGTTTTCAACGCGCTGAATTTCTCAAAGAAAAAGGCTTTGTTGATTTGGTGGTTCACCGAAAAGAACTGAAATCAAAAATTGAAAAATTGCTTAATCTCGTTTCGTAA
- the aroB gene encoding 3-dehydroquinate synthase: protein MKNIFVSTPALSVLGKLFREYRLRPKAALLFDSTTEKLFQKKITQELKHQAIEFKTFTVKSGEKSKSLRTAESLYSAFLKEGIDRSYTLIACGGGVVGDLGGFVAASYMRGLPLIQMPTTLLGMVDSAIGGKTAVNLAEGKNLIGFFYEPSFTLIEPEFLKTLEARDIVSGCAEILKYALILDAPFLTFLESHFEKLLKLTPPYTHQAIRRSAQLKSRVVRLDLKETLGIRAKLNFGHTFAHAIETIGNYSGLRHGEAVLVGMLCATYLSDKTMGMKSREIKRIEAMVSRFTLPKSILTRDFLNQSPEALIAAMQSDKKKSGKQLRFVLLSKIGSAKLSESQIPFKDVSKAIDKAKQFLS from the coding sequence GTGAAAAATATATTTGTCTCAACGCCCGCACTCTCGGTTCTGGGGAAACTCTTTCGGGAGTATCGCCTAAGGCCGAAAGCCGCCTTGCTTTTTGACAGCACCACCGAAAAGCTGTTTCAAAAAAAAATTACGCAAGAGCTCAAGCATCAAGCGATTGAGTTCAAAACGTTTACTGTCAAATCTGGCGAGAAGTCGAAATCGTTGCGAACGGCGGAGTCGCTTTATTCAGCGTTTTTGAAAGAGGGAATCGACCGAAGCTATACCTTAATTGCTTGCGGCGGCGGAGTGGTGGGTGATTTAGGCGGGTTCGTGGCGGCAAGTTATATGCGAGGCCTGCCGCTGATTCAAATGCCAACCACGCTGCTTGGAATGGTCGATAGTGCGATTGGCGGAAAAACTGCTGTGAACTTAGCCGAAGGGAAAAATCTCATCGGCTTTTTTTATGAACCGTCGTTTACGCTCATTGAGCCGGAGTTTTTGAAGACACTTGAAGCAAGAGATATTGTTTCGGGCTGTGCGGAAATCTTGAAATACGCGCTCATTTTAGATGCGCCCTTTTTAACATTTTTGGAGTCACACTTCGAAAAACTATTGAAACTCACCCCGCCTTATACCCATCAAGCGATTCGCCGCTCTGCACAGTTGAAATCGCGCGTCGTAAGGCTCGATTTGAAAGAAACCTTGGGGATTCGGGCGAAATTGAATTTTGGTCACACCTTTGCGCATGCCATTGAAACGATTGGGAATTACAGCGGGCTTCGTCACGGCGAGGCGGTGCTCGTGGGAATGCTCTGTGCCACCTATCTTTCGGATAAAACAATGGGGATGAAATCGCGCGAGATCAAGCGAATCGAAGCAATGGTCTCGCGGTTTACTTTGCCTAAAAGCATCCTCACCCGCGATTTCCTCAATCAATCGCCCGAAGCCCTGATTGCCGCAATGCAAAGTGATAAGAAGAAATCGGGGAAGCAATTGCGCTTTGTCTTGCTTTCAAAAATCGGCTCCGCGAAACTTTCAGAGTCGCAAATTCCTTTCAAAGATGTCTCGAAAGCAATTGATAAAGCAAAACAATTTTTATCCTAA
- a CDS encoding response regulator: MVNERNKFILVVDDENYMSEILCEALSDAGFKAQFVLNGIDALQIFQDQWQDIDLVVLDMRLPDITGLDLYSRMREIHPKVKILFSAGYLDDADIYQLKKNGVESIFIKPFALSSFIFAVENLLSAKM; encoded by the coding sequence ATGGTTAATGAGCGAAATAAATTCATTCTTGTCGTTGATGATGAGAATTATATGAGTGAAATCTTGTGCGAAGCATTGTCCGATGCCGGCTTCAAAGCACAATTTGTATTGAACGGAATTGATGCATTGCAGATCTTTCAAGATCAATGGCAGGATATTGATTTGGTCGTTCTGGATATGAGATTACCCGATATAACAGGGCTTGACTTGTACTCTCGAATGCGAGAGATTCATCCAAAGGTGAAGATTCTTTTTTCCGCAGGCTACTTAGACGACGCTGACATTTACCAATTAAAGAAAAACGGCGTGGAATCTATTTTCATCAAGCCTTTTGCGCTAAGTTCGTTTATTTTTGCTGTTGAGAATCTTCTTTCAGCAAAGATGTGA
- a CDS encoding response regulator, whose protein sequence is MLVIVDDDFSVREMLTEAFIDKYPINLFSNGLEALKYIKANKGLVQVVLTDYAMPEMNGADLSIKVKEFDSDIFIIMMSGFIDFESIEHLLKRRVIHQFITKPFNLDRLMNMVETANRLFLKKTAI, encoded by the coding sequence ATGCTTGTAATTGTTGACGATGATTTTTCAGTTAGAGAAATGCTTACAGAGGCCTTTATTGATAAGTACCCGATTAATCTCTTTTCAAATGGTTTAGAAGCCTTGAAATACATAAAAGCCAATAAAGGCCTTGTTCAGGTGGTTTTAACAGATTATGCAATGCCGGAAATGAACGGTGCTGATCTTTCAATAAAGGTAAAGGAATTTGATTCGGATATTTTCATTATCATGATGTCAGGTTTTATTGATTTTGAATCTATCGAACATTTGCTAAAGCGGCGGGTTATTCACCAATTTATCACCAAACCTTTCAATCTTGATCGGTTAATGAATATGGTAGAAACCGCCAATCGACTTTTCTTAAAAAAAACTGCAATTTGA
- a CDS encoding fumarylacetoacetate hydrolase family protein, protein MKLGTYIDPISGKETVGILEDGWVFETAYHKMLTAIESTQGNLSTIKKGNRQWRQSEVLWKAALPHPKSFRDFFAFETHIKNARKKRGLEVPPEWYQFPVFYFSNHQAIIGPYDEVKKPSKSSRFDYELELALVIGKECRNVKALEAEQFIAGYTILNDWSLRDIQMEEVKVGLGPAKGKDFATTLGRELVTPDELQTKVLIDENGLQRFDLEMEVFVNGKKYGGGNFKSIYYTFGQMIERASEDATLFPGDLIGSGTVGTGCLLELDNAQFPFLEKGDLVEMRIESIGELRNRVV, encoded by the coding sequence ATGAAACTTGGAACCTATATTGACCCAATTTCCGGAAAAGAGACCGTAGGGATTCTTGAAGATGGGTGGGTCTTCGAAACTGCTTATCACAAAATGCTCACTGCAATTGAATCGACCCAAGGAAATTTATCAACGATAAAAAAAGGAAATCGACAGTGGCGGCAAAGCGAGGTTCTGTGGAAAGCCGCGTTACCGCATCCAAAATCTTTCCGCGATTTCTTTGCTTTTGAAACCCATATAAAAAACGCCAGAAAAAAACGAGGCTTAGAGGTACCACCGGAGTGGTATCAATTCCCGGTCTTTTATTTTTCAAATCACCAAGCGATCATTGGCCCTTATGACGAAGTTAAAAAGCCAAGCAAATCATCGCGCTTCGATTACGAACTTGAACTAGCCTTAGTTATTGGGAAAGAATGCCGGAATGTTAAAGCCCTCGAGGCTGAGCAATTCATTGCCGGATATACCATATTGAATGATTGGTCGCTTCGTGATATTCAAATGGAAGAAGTCAAAGTGGGTTTAGGACCTGCAAAGGGAAAAGATTTTGCAACCACTTTAGGACGAGAACTCGTTACGCCAGATGAGCTTCAAACGAAAGTGCTGATTGATGAAAATGGATTACAACGGTTTGACCTTGAAATGGAAGTGTTTGTCAATGGAAAGAAATATGGCGGTGGAAATTTCAAAAGCATTTACTACACTTTTGGTCAAATGATTGAAAGAGCATCTGAAGATGCTACACTTTTCCCCGGAGATTTGATTGGAAGTGGCACGGTAGGAACCGGTTGTCTTCTTGAACTGGACAATGCTCAATTTCCTTTTCTAGAAAAAGGGGATTTGGTCGAGATGAGAATTGAATCCATCGGAGAATTGAGAAACAGAGTCGTATAA
- a CDS encoding AsmA-like C-terminal region-containing protein yields MKKILFAILGFLGLSICLFIAFVYSQLSDEKLRPLINQTLKDNLYRDARVGKISIDFWPLIGLQVSDIFIENRTDSLFTSTKPLLKISSLSVQLNVFSLFKDKLEVSALAVDSLYFFMESDKFDRSNLDSLVKPTGVPEEESASRESSGIGTRFQFLANSISLRGLVFEKASRKSGYLFALNGVDATLGVKSIESLSNLEIAATATLGEVYFENSFGKLLSNTPAEAHSTLQFNLAQGKLTFLETAGTLGNLPIQVTGFIDSLLTERMLFDMTIVSPQSDLKNLLSLLPQAYSKKMQTASASGNFSLELGINGGFSKTELPGFRVGFGLKNGSLQFPSLPKPITGLNLEGKGDMTYFELSSFAASLGQNSVNAFFRIDDFTKKNIALKVSSNLNLAEVKDFYPLEPGTSLSGKLGGTVSLKGSASKPKELKSEGKIVLDGFQSRFPNNPNPIDDISGTLQFNNQKIELQKLQMLIGKNDLSLTGSFTDYLLLVFPDSLSKSLPVFTGSLASHRLNLDDFSSSSSEEKASQPDAKKISTKGLLLPKMLANFTATIDSLQTKGVHLRTVKGRVDYKESKISLSQFSFDFLGGTFNSSGSFNLSNPEKPTFDFNLGISKISIASAFTELPQLTAITGLSGYINGVTSLNFSTTGSLTDSLTPDLNSLFANGLLEISKGKLTGHPIQDKIAGLVKIAELKDYGFEDWRNSFEIRNGRLYISGLNINFGGSTAGVAGSQGLDGSINYAVELKLDQALSAKLDLVIGSKPAQFLKDESGRVPLSFKVGGTLSSPSVSLSEESLLAQAKKQLEAQARAVADSLKREAEAKLQAEKARLEAEARAKIEEEKRKLEEAARAKAEEEKKKLEGKAKEGIRKLFGKP; encoded by the coding sequence ATGAAGAAAATCCTCTTTGCAATTTTGGGTTTCCTTGGTTTATCCATTTGTCTTTTCATTGCATTTGTTTATTCTCAACTTTCAGATGAAAAGCTTCGCCCATTGATTAATCAAACCTTGAAAGACAACCTTTACCGAGATGCGCGTGTCGGCAAAATCTCAATCGACTTTTGGCCGCTCATCGGCCTTCAGGTTTCAGATATTTTTATTGAAAATCGAACCGATTCCCTTTTTACCTCAACAAAACCGTTACTAAAAATCAGTTCTCTTTCCGTTCAATTAAATGTCTTCTCTCTTTTCAAAGACAAGTTAGAAGTCAGTGCGCTTGCGGTTGATAGCCTCTACTTCTTTATGGAATCGGATAAATTTGACCGCTCAAATCTTGATAGCCTTGTCAAGCCCACTGGTGTTCCTGAAGAAGAATCCGCATCAAGAGAGAGCTCCGGTATTGGAACACGCTTTCAGTTCTTGGCGAATTCCATTTCGCTTCGTGGGTTGGTGTTTGAAAAAGCAAGCCGCAAATCGGGTTATCTCTTTGCGCTGAACGGTGTTGATGCCACGCTTGGCGTAAAAAGTATCGAAAGCCTCTCAAACCTTGAAATCGCGGCGACGGCTACGCTTGGGGAGGTTTATTTTGAAAATAGCTTTGGAAAGTTACTTTCGAATACACCCGCTGAGGCGCATAGCACCCTTCAATTTAATCTTGCTCAAGGAAAACTGACATTTCTGGAAACTGCGGGTACTTTGGGAAATCTGCCAATTCAAGTCACGGGCTTTATTGACAGCTTACTTACGGAGAGAATGCTTTTTGATATGACGATTGTTTCGCCACAATCTGACCTTAAAAATCTCCTCTCGCTTCTGCCACAAGCCTATTCCAAAAAAATGCAGACAGCCTCTGCCAGTGGAAATTTCTCGCTTGAACTTGGAATCAACGGCGGATTTTCAAAAACCGAGTTACCCGGATTTCGGGTTGGATTTGGGTTGAAGAATGGCTCGCTTCAATTTCCCTCACTCCCGAAGCCGATAACCGGCCTCAATTTGGAAGGCAAAGGGGATATGACCTATTTCGAGCTTTCCTCATTCGCGGCATCATTAGGGCAAAATTCAGTGAATGCGTTTTTCAGAATTGACGACTTCACCAAAAAGAATATTGCCTTAAAAGTCTCGTCAAATCTCAATCTTGCGGAAGTCAAAGATTTTTATCCTCTTGAACCCGGAACTTCCCTTTCGGGCAAACTGGGTGGCACTGTTTCGCTAAAAGGCTCCGCCTCTAAACCCAAAGAGTTAAAATCAGAAGGTAAAATCGTGCTTGATGGCTTTCAGTCGAGATTTCCCAACAATCCCAATCCGATTGATGATATTTCGGGCACACTTCAATTCAACAATCAAAAGATTGAATTGCAAAAACTTCAAATGCTGATTGGCAAAAATGATCTCTCGCTCACAGGCAGCTTTACCGATTATCTTCTTCTTGTGTTTCCCGATTCCCTATCGAAATCGCTTCCGGTGTTTACAGGTTCACTTGCTTCTCATCGCTTGAATTTGGACGATTTCAGTTCGTCCTCTTCGGAAGAAAAAGCCTCTCAACCTGATGCAAAAAAAATCTCGACCAAAGGGCTTCTCCTACCCAAAATGCTTGCAAACTTTACGGCAACGATTGATTCGCTTCAAACCAAAGGCGTGCATCTCAGAACAGTAAAAGGACGCGTCGATTACAAAGAAAGCAAGATTTCACTATCTCAATTTTCATTTGACTTTTTAGGTGGAACATTCAATTCAAGCGGCTCTTTCAACCTCTCAAATCCCGAAAAGCCAACCTTTGATTTTAACCTTGGAATTTCAAAAATTTCTATCGCCTCAGCCTTTACCGAATTGCCGCAACTCACCGCCATTACAGGGCTTTCGGGCTATATCAACGGCGTCACTTCGCTTAACTTTTCAACAACCGGTTCTCTCACCGATTCCTTAACACCCGACTTAAATTCACTCTTTGCGAACGGCCTTTTAGAAATTTCTAAAGGCAAACTCACCGGACATCCGATTCAAGATAAAATTGCCGGGCTTGTGAAGATTGCCGAATTGAAAGACTATGGTTTTGAAGATTGGCGAAATAGCTTCGAAATTCGAAACGGCAGGCTTTACATCAGTGGTTTGAATATCAATTTTGGCGGTAGTACCGCCGGTGTTGCGGGCTCGCAAGGGCTTGACGGCAGCATCAATTATGCCGTTGAATTGAAATTGGATCAGGCTCTTTCAGCTAAACTTGATTTGGTCATTGGGTCGAAACCCGCACAGTTCCTCAAAGATGAAAGCGGCCGAGTTCCACTCTCATTCAAGGTTGGGGGCACGTTATCTTCACCAAGCGTTTCGCTTAGCGAGGAGTCGCTTCTTGCACAAGCTAAAAAACAATTAGAAGCCCAAGCCCGCGCAGTCGCTGATTCATTGAAGCGCGAAGCCGAGGCAAAGCTACAAGCAGAAAAAGCGCGTCTTGAAGCGGAGGCACGCGCAAAAATTGAAGAAGAGAAAAGGAAACTTGAAGAAGCCGCAAGGGCAAAAGCAGAAGAAGAGAAAAAGAAACTTGAAGGAAAGGCAAAAGAAGGGATTCGAAAATTATTCGGCAAACCTTAA
- the lpxB gene encoding lipid-A-disaccharide synthase, with translation MEKEFALKKVFVLAGEASGDLHGAGVINELKKTHPNVHFFGVGGTLLKEAGVACIYQASEISFMGFTEIARHFLFLRRVLRELKRAIKTERPDVALLIDYPGMNLILAKYLKSLGIPVVWYIAPQVWAWKESRVKKMKKSISKLCVVFDFEVGFFKERGLDAAFVGHPIIEELNHSGTAEVNSSLQAFNPEKDQRIIGLLPGSRKQEVDRLLPEMLKAAEILAKEGDYKFLLGLAPTLDPSYYAKFLKSTALPIVQTTAYRVMLQSHLSWITSGTATLEALCFGTPMIVVYKTSPLNYFIGKRLVKIKNIALANIVSQGLNSPKRTVPELLQHEVSGAALAANSREMLQRPEYLREMQAQLLNSRAKLGSRSPSKEVAAYLIKHL, from the coding sequence GTGGAAAAAGAATTTGCACTAAAAAAAGTATTTGTCCTTGCCGGCGAAGCTTCAGGCGATTTGCACGGCGCGGGCGTTATCAATGAACTCAAAAAAACACACCCCAACGTTCACTTTTTTGGTGTTGGTGGCACGCTGCTGAAAGAAGCCGGCGTTGCTTGTATTTATCAGGCTTCCGAGATTAGCTTTATGGGCTTTACCGAAATTGCGCGGCATTTTCTTTTTCTTCGCCGTGTCCTCCGTGAGCTCAAGCGGGCCATCAAAACCGAACGCCCCGATGTTGCGCTATTAATCGATTACCCCGGAATGAATCTCATCTTGGCAAAGTACCTTAAGTCTTTGGGAATACCTGTGGTTTGGTACATCGCCCCGCAAGTATGGGCTTGGAAAGAAAGCCGAGTGAAGAAGATGAAAAAATCGATTTCCAAGCTTTGTGTTGTTTTTGATTTCGAAGTCGGCTTTTTCAAAGAGCGTGGGCTTGACGCGGCTTTTGTCGGGCATCCGATTATTGAAGAACTGAATCATAGCGGAACGGCGGAAGTCAATTCTTCGCTGCAAGCATTTAACCCCGAGAAAGACCAACGCATCATTGGGCTTTTGCCCGGCAGCCGCAAGCAGGAAGTGGATCGCTTGCTTCCTGAAATGCTGAAGGCTGCGGAAATTCTTGCCAAAGAAGGCGATTACAAATTCCTCTTGGGCTTAGCCCCAACACTCGACCCAAGTTACTATGCGAAGTTCCTGAAAAGCACCGCGCTGCCGATTGTTCAAACAACTGCATACCGCGTGATGCTGCAAAGTCATCTTTCTTGGATTACGAGCGGCACGGCGACGCTTGAGGCGCTTTGCTTCGGCACACCGATGATTGTGGTGTATAAAACAAGCCCCTTGAATTACTTTATCGGCAAGCGATTGGTGAAGATTAAAAACATCGCGCTTGCGAACATTGTCTCACAAGGCTTGAATTCACCCAAGCGCACGGTGCCGGAGCTATTGCAGCACGAAGTGAGCGGCGCCGCGCTCGCCGCGAATTCGCGTGAAATGTTGCAACGCCCGGAGTATTTGCGCGAGATGCAAGCACAGCTATTGAATTCTCGTGCAAAGCTCGGCAGCCGTAGCCCCTCGAAGGAAGTCGCGGCATACTTGATAAAACACTTATAA